The Clostridioides difficile genome has a segment encoding these proteins:
- a CDS encoding ornithine aminomutase subunit alpha produces the protein MKKREDDFEVRRKHLQKLSDDELKERFWNLATQIVEPMIDLGKKNTTPSIERAVLLRMGFSSLEVKPILEGVMERGLIGKGAGHVVYKLAKSKNITVREAGLLLVKGEYWDEVTCLFREGVESC, from the coding sequence ATGAAAAAAAGAGAGGATGATTTTGAGGTTAGAAGAAAACATCTTCAGAAATTGAGCGATGATGAGTTAAAAGAAAGGTTTTGGAATTTAGCTACCCAGATAGTAGAACCAATGATAGACCTTGGCAAAAAGAACACAACACCATCAATAGAAAGAGCCGTTTTACTAAGAATGGGATTTTCTTCTCTTGAAGTAAAACCTATTTTAGAAGGTGTTATGGAAAGAGGTCTTATAGGTAAAGGGGCAGGGCATGTAGTTTATAAGTTGGCTAAATCTAAAAATATAACAGTTAGGGAAGCTGGTTTATTATTAGTTAAGGGTGAATACTGGGATGAAGTTACATGTTTATTTAGAGAAGGGGTAGAATCATGTTAA
- the ortB gene encoding 2-amino-4-oxopentanoate thiolase subunit OrtB, producing MNNAASMKDMSYQAVMGRNNEIMKNAIGLDYSSFEQEGMGFDYEKMMSETGYTLQDIEAIQSQYAVGNTPIIELKNLTKLARKCAPEGKGARIFVKDEAMNASGSFKARRAATAVYHAKKMGYKGVIAATSGNYGAAVASQAAMQGLKCIIVQECYDSNGVGQPEIIEKARKCEAYGAEVIQLTVGPELFYTFLVLLEETGYFNASLYSPFGIAGVETLGYELAIQFREKYKKDPDIVVCTNAGGGNLTGTARGLIKAGALNTKVVGASVDLKGLHMASDSQFNKKSFTTGHTGFGIPFCTWPDRSDVPRSAARPLRYMDRYVLVKQGEVFYTTELLAQLEGIERGPAGNTSLAAAFSLAQELDEDRVIVVQETEYTGAGKHICPQLTFAKENGIDIKFGNPREEIAGVDLILPERPELLKCVDIDMNKIRKSFIKNCISHNGIDDVNSMRNQDIEFLMEEVKSSRDFVVEALNNL from the coding sequence ATGAATAATGCGGCATCAATGAAAGATATGAGTTATCAAGCTGTTATGGGAAGAAATAATGAAATAATGAAAAATGCAATTGGATTAGACTATTCATCCTTTGAACAAGAAGGAATGGGATTTGATTATGAAAAAATGATGAGTGAAACAGGATATACATTACAAGATATTGAGGCGATTCAATCACAGTATGCTGTTGGAAATACTCCTATAATAGAACTTAAAAATTTGACTAAGTTAGCTAGAAAATGCGCCCCAGAAGGTAAAGGTGCTCGAATATTTGTAAAAGATGAAGCAATGAATGCATCTGGTAGCTTTAAAGCGAGAAGAGCAGCTACTGCAGTATACCATGCTAAAAAAATGGGATACAAAGGTGTAATAGCAGCCACTAGTGGTAATTATGGTGCAGCTGTGGCATCTCAAGCAGCAATGCAAGGATTAAAGTGTATAATAGTCCAAGAATGTTATGATTCTAATGGTGTAGGTCAACCTGAAATTATAGAGAAGGCAAGAAAATGTGAAGCCTATGGAGCAGAAGTTATTCAATTAACTGTTGGACCAGAATTATTTTATACATTCTTAGTTTTATTAGAAGAAACAGGCTATTTTAATGCATCATTATATTCACCCTTTGGTATTGCAGGTGTAGAAACATTAGGGTATGAGTTAGCTATTCAATTTAGAGAAAAATATAAAAAAGACCCAGATATAGTTGTTTGTACAAATGCAGGTGGAGGTAATCTAACTGGAACTGCAAGGGGACTAATAAAAGCTGGTGCTCTTAATACTAAAGTAGTAGGAGCAAGTGTTGATTTAAAAGGATTGCACATGGCTAGTGATAGTCAATTTAATAAAAAATCATTTACAACAGGGCATACAGGTTTTGGTATACCTTTCTGTACATGGCCTGATAGGTCAGATGTACCTAGATCTGCAGCTAGGCCACTTAGATATATGGATAGATATGTGTTAGTAAAACAAGGAGAAGTTTTCTATACAACTGAATTATTGGCACAGTTGGAAGGTATAGAAAGAGGCCCTGCTGGAAATACCTCTTTAGCAGCAGCATTCTCTTTAGCACAAGAATTAGATGAAGATAGGGTTATAGTAGTACAAGAAACCGAGTATACAGGTGCAGGTAAACACATATGTCCACAACTTACTTTTGCAAAAGAAAATGGAATAGATATAAAATTTGGAAATCCAAGAGAAGAAATTGCAGGAGTAGACCTAATATTACCAGAAAGACCAGAATTGTTAAAATGTGTTGATATTGATATGAATAAAATAAGAAAATCATTTATAAAAAACTGTATATCTCATAATGGTATTGATGATGTTAATAGTATGAGGAATCAAGATATAGAGTTTTTGATGGAAGAAGTAAAAAGTTCAAGAGATTTTGTTGTTGAGGCGTTAAATAATTTATAA
- the ortA gene encoding 2-amino-4-oxopentanoate thiolase subunit OrtA, with product MDAKINDWVIIHNIVLTPKERAPQVPEDTKKVSLEMWVKGFIQKDASIGDLVEVKTITGRLVKGNLLKVNPYYTHDYGKCIPELLQIGIQAKEILFGGVYNE from the coding sequence ATGGATGCTAAAATTAATGATTGGGTTATTATACACAATATAGTATTGACTCCAAAAGAAAGAGCTCCACAAGTTCCAGAGGATACTAAGAAAGTATCCTTAGAAATGTGGGTCAAAGGATTTATACAAAAAGATGCTTCTATAGGCGATTTAGTAGAAGTTAAAACAATTACAGGTAGACTTGTAAAAGGTAATTTGCTTAAAGTAAATCCATACTATACTCATGATTATGGTAAATGTATACCAGAGTTACTCCAAATAGGGATACAGGCTAAAGAAATATTATTTGGAGGTGTATATAATGAATAA
- the ord gene encoding 2,4-diaminopentanoate dehydrogenase has translation MRKVRVGIWGFGAMGIGMANMILKKEGIEIVSVCSRSTSGKSMYDVLGIERGERAEVIINGNYEEVFKEKSADVVLLATDSFTKKAFDKIMFLLNRKINVISTAEQMAYPQADDADLAKKMDEVAKENGVSILGTGINPGFVLDLLVLALSGTCEEVNSIKAKRVNDLSPFGKSVMVEQGVGVTKEEFLKGVENHTIAGHVGFVESINMIADGLGWKLDKIEQTKEPITTTVDRKSKYGEALAGNVAGCRQCGYGYVNGDILIEMEHPQQIIPEAEGIKTGDYVSIKGIPNIDLQINPEIPGGVGTYAMIVNSIPLIINARPGLKTMLDIPVPRAIMGDIRNQIEVELEEESKAN, from the coding sequence ATGAGAAAAGTAAGAGTTGGAATATGGGGATTTGGAGCTATGGGGATAGGTATGGCCAATATGATTTTAAAAAAAGAAGGTATAGAAATAGTATCTGTTTGCAGTAGAAGTACTTCAGGTAAAAGTATGTATGATGTCCTAGGGATTGAAAGAGGAGAAAGAGCAGAAGTTATTATCAATGGAAATTATGAAGAAGTTTTTAAAGAAAAAAGCGCAGATGTTGTTTTATTGGCAACTGATTCATTTACTAAAAAGGCTTTTGATAAAATAATGTTCTTATTAAATAGAAAAATAAATGTTATATCGACAGCAGAACAAATGGCATATCCACAAGCTGATGATGCAGATTTAGCTAAGAAAATGGATGAAGTTGCAAAAGAGAATGGAGTAAGTATACTTGGAACAGGAATAAATCCAGGGTTTGTATTAGATTTACTAGTATTAGCACTTTCAGGTACTTGTGAAGAAGTTAATAGTATAAAGGCTAAGAGAGTAAATGATTTATCACCATTTGGAAAGTCTGTTATGGTAGAGCAAGGAGTTGGTGTAACAAAAGAAGAGTTCCTAAAAGGTGTAGAAAATCATACTATAGCAGGTCATGTAGGATTTGTAGAGTCAATAAATATGATAGCTGATGGATTAGGATGGAAACTAGATAAGATAGAACAAACAAAAGAGCCAATAACGACTACAGTAGATAGAAAATCTAAGTATGGAGAGGCATTGGCTGGAAATGTTGCTGGTTGTAGACAATGTGGATATGGATATGTAAATGGAGATATTTTAATTGAAATGGAGCATCCACAACAGATAATACCTGAAGCAGAAGGTATTAAAACAGGAGACTATGTATCAATAAAAGGGATACCAAACATTGATTTACAAATAAATCCTGAAATACCTGGAGGAGTAGGTACTTATGCAATGATAGTAAATTCTATTCCATTGATAATAAATGCTAGACCAGGTCTTAAAACTATGTTGGATATACCAGTACCTAGAGCAATAATGGGAGATATAAGAAATCAGATAGAGGTTGAATTAGAGGAAGAATCAAAAGCAAATTAA
- a CDS encoding sigma 54-interacting transcriptional regulator, with amino-acid sequence MNEILENIDEGVHFVNKEGKTIIYNDSVQKMEKMNRHDILTNSFFDIVSKMKINRSTLVEVLEKREIIKDNIQKYLDKNGKEITAINTTIPIDIKGEFVGALEISKNMTTIESLLNRSYKKNLVNRVNNKPKNGYEFDDILGESNLIKEAIAKSKKACKSDASVFIYGETGTGKELFSQSIHYGSNRKHYPFIAQNCAALPESLFEGILFGTAKGGFTGAIDRPGLFEQANKGTLLLDEINSMPIMLQAKLLRVLQEGYVRRVGGTKDIPVDVRIIATTNESPRVILNEHKIRKDLYYRLNIINIKIPPLRDRKEDISVLCKKFISKYNKKLNKKVAGISDGAIRILKNYDWQGNVRELENIIYCTMSMMEDETQIETSMVNLNDYYNLKENKEDNNYSLNDLENKTLNNIISEIEEKYIYESLEKTSYNITKAASILGLNRQNLQYKIKKYNIKIL; translated from the coding sequence ATGAATGAAATATTGGAAAATATTGATGAAGGGGTACATTTTGTTAATAAAGAAGGGAAAACTATAATCTACAATGATTCTGTACAAAAAATGGAAAAAATGAATAGACATGATATTTTAACGAATTCATTTTTTGATATAGTCAGCAAAATGAAAATAAATAGAAGTACACTAGTAGAAGTTTTGGAAAAAAGGGAAATTATTAAAGACAATATTCAAAAATATCTAGATAAGAATGGAAAAGAAATAACAGCAATCAATACTACAATACCAATTGATATTAAAGGAGAATTTGTAGGAGCACTTGAAATATCAAAGAATATGACAACTATAGAAAGTTTATTAAACAGAAGTTATAAAAAGAACTTAGTTAATAGAGTTAATAACAAACCAAAAAATGGATATGAATTTGATGATATTTTAGGAGAAAGTAATTTGATTAAAGAGGCAATAGCGAAATCTAAGAAAGCTTGCAAGTCTGATGCCTCAGTATTTATATATGGTGAAACTGGGACAGGCAAAGAGTTATTTAGCCAGTCCATTCACTATGGGAGTAATAGAAAACATTATCCATTCATAGCACAAAATTGTGCAGCTCTACCAGAATCACTATTTGAAGGAATCCTCTTTGGAACTGCTAAGGGAGGATTTACAGGTGCAATAGATAGGCCAGGTTTATTTGAACAAGCTAACAAAGGAACTTTATTATTGGATGAAATAAATTCCATGCCTATTATGCTACAGGCTAAATTACTAAGGGTTTTACAAGAAGGTTATGTAAGAAGGGTTGGAGGGACTAAGGATATACCCGTTGATGTAAGAATTATTGCAACAACAAATGAAAGTCCAAGAGTTATTTTAAATGAACATAAAATTAGAAAAGATTTATATTATAGGCTTAACATAATTAATATAAAAATTCCTCCTCTTAGAGATAGAAAAGAGGATATATCTGTGTTATGCAAAAAATTTATTTCGAAGTATAACAAAAAGTTAAATAAAAAAGTGGCAGGTATTTCAGATGGAGCTATCAGAATTTTAAAAAATTATGACTGGCAAGGTAACGTAAGAGAACTAGAAAACATAATTTATTGTACTATGAGTATGATGGAAGACGAGACACAAATAGAAACAAGTATGGTTAATCTAAATGACTATTACAACCTTAAGGAGAATAAAGAGGATAATAATTATTCTTTAAATGATTTGGAAAATAAGACACTTAATAATATTATTAGTGAGATAGAAGAGAAGTATATATATGAATCATTAGAAAAGACCTCTTATAATATAACTAAAGCTGCATCAATTTTGGGTCTGAATAGACAGAATTTACAGTATAAAATAAAAAAATACAATATCAAAATATTATAA
- the hpdA gene encoding 4-hydroxyphenylacetate decarboxylase activase, whose translation MNSQSQLEGMIFDIQSFSVHDGPGCRTTVFLNGCPLSCKWCANPESWTVRPHMMFSELSCQYENGCTVCHGKCKNGALSFDLDNKPVIDWGICKNCESFECVNSCYYNAFKLCAKPYTVDELVKVIKRDSNNWRSNGGVTFSGGEPLLQHEFLHEVLLRCHETNVHTAIETSACVSNEIFNKIFKDIDFAFIDIKHMNREKHKEQTGVYNDLVLENISNLVNSDWCGRLVLRVPVISGFNDSVENINDIISFMHKNNLVEINLLPFHRLGESKWIQLGKEYEYSDKGDVNEEHLEELQDIFLDNGIACYVGHETAF comes from the coding sequence ATGAATAGTCAAAGCCAATTAGAAGGAATGATTTTTGATATACAAAGCTTTTCAGTTCATGATGGACCAGGTTGTAGAACAACTGTATTTTTAAATGGATGTCCACTTAGTTGTAAGTGGTGTGCAAATCCTGAAAGTTGGACTGTTAGACCACATATGATGTTTAGCGAATTGTCTTGTCAATATGAAAATGGATGTACTGTATGTCATGGTAAATGTAAAAATGGTGCATTGAGTTTTGACCTTGATAATAAGCCAGTCATAGATTGGGGCATATGTAAGAATTGTGAGAGTTTTGAATGTGTCAACTCATGTTATTATAATGCGTTTAAATTATGTGCAAAACCCTATACAGTAGATGAGCTTGTAAAGGTGATTAAGCGTGATTCTAATAACTGGAGAAGTAATGGAGGAGTAACATTTAGTGGAGGAGAGCCACTACTTCAACATGAATTTTTACATGAAGTGCTATTAAGATGTCATGAAACAAATGTGCACACTGCTATTGAAACAAGTGCATGTGTTTCGAATGAAATTTTTAATAAGATATTTAAGGATATCGACTTTGCGTTTATTGATATAAAGCATATGAATAGAGAAAAACATAAGGAACAAACAGGTGTATATAATGATTTAGTATTAGAAAACATATCAAATCTTGTAAACTCTGACTGGTGTGGAAGATTAGTGCTTAGAGTACCAGTTATTTCAGGGTTTAACGATAGTGTGGAAAATATAAATGATATTATATCTTTTATGCATAAAAATAATTTGGTAGAAATTAATCTTTTACCATTTCATAGGCTAGGAGAGTCAAAGTGGATTCAATTAGGTAAAGAATATGAGTATTCTGATAAAGGTGACGTTAATGAGGAGCATCTTGAAGAATTGCAGGACATATTTTTAGATAATGGTATAGCCTGTTATGTTGGACATGAGACTGCCTTTTAG
- the hpdC gene encoding 4-hydroxyphenylacetate decarboxylase small subunit, with product MRKHSDCMNFCAVDATKGICRLSKQMINLDDEACPEIKVMPKCKNCKNFVDANDEGIGKCVGLENEDWVYSTLNAITCEGHVFNE from the coding sequence ATGAGAAAACATAGTGATTGTATGAATTTTTGCGCAGTAGATGCCACTAAAGGGATTTGTAGATTATCAAAACAAATGATTAATTTAGATGATGAAGCATGTCCAGAAATAAAAGTAATGCCAAAATGTAAAAATTGTAAAAATTTTGTTGATGCTAATGATGAAGGTATAGGTAAATGTGTTGGGTTAGAAAATGAAGATTGGGTATACTCAACATTAAATGCAATTACTTGTGAAGGACATGTGTTTAATGAATAG
- the hpdB gene encoding 4-hydroxyphenylacetate decarboxylase large subunit, whose translation MSQSKEDKIRSILEAKNIKTNFQNQENLDELSEKKASKRADDLLNVYYNTLSTADMEFPYWYNREYRKSDGDIAVVRRAKALKAAFSHMTPNIIPGEKIVMQKTRHYRGSFPMPWVSESFFVAQGEQMKEEAKKLASNTADELTKFGSGGGNVTESFGNVVSIAGKFGMRKEEVPVLVKMAKEWVGKSVEDLGFHYEKMMPDYDLKENLMSTLICMFDSGYTLPQGREVINYFYPLNYGLDGIIEMAKECKKAVAGNASGDGLIGMDRLYFYEAVIQVIEGLQTWILNYAKHAKYLESIETDLEAKKEYSDLVEILEHIAHKQPRTFREALQLTYTIHIASVNEDAISGMSIGRFGQILYPWYEQDMEKGLITKEEVIELLELYRIKITCIDCFASAGVNGGVLSGNTFNTLSIGGLREDGSTGANELEELLLEASMRCRTPQPSLTMLYDEKLPEDFLMKAVECTKLGSGYPAWVNNSNGTTFMMKQFAAEGMTVEEARAFALGGCLETSPGCWKQLTLNGKTYSIAGGAGQSAGSGVHFIANPKILELVLMNGKDNRMNIQVFEPHNKPLDTYEEVVEVFKDYYKQAINVLERANNIELDIWRKFDTSIINSLLKPDCLDKGQHIGNMGYRYNATLNVETCGTVTMVNSFATLKKLVYDDKAFTVEEMKDAVLNNFGFKDALEVGNYSMADQVKVDKTGKYDAIYKACLDAPKYGNNDLYADTILKNYEIWLSKVCEEAQSLYAKKMYPCQISVSTHGPQGAATLATPDGRLSGTTYSDGSVSAYAGTDKNGVYALFESATIWDQAVVQNSQMNLKLHPTTIRGQQGTKKLLDLTRSYLRKGGFHIQYNVVDSETLKDAQKNPDNYRQLMVRVAGFTQYWCELGKPIQDEVIARTEYEGV comes from the coding sequence ATGAGTCAAAGTAAAGAAGATAAAATAAGAAGTATTTTAGAAGCAAAAAATATTAAAACAAATTTTCAAAATCAGGAAAATTTAGATGAACTTAGTGAAAAAAAAGCAAGTAAAAGAGCAGATGACTTATTGAATGTATATTATAATACATTATCTACAGCTGATATGGAATTTCCATATTGGTACAATAGAGAATATAGAAAATCAGATGGTGATATAGCAGTAGTTAGAAGAGCCAAAGCTCTTAAAGCTGCTTTTTCTCATATGACACCAAATATAATACCTGGTGAGAAGATAGTAATGCAAAAGACACGCCATTATAGAGGTTCTTTCCCAATGCCTTGGGTAAGTGAAAGTTTCTTTGTTGCTCAAGGAGAACAAATGAAAGAAGAAGCAAAGAAGTTAGCTAGTAATACAGCAGATGAGCTTACAAAATTTGGTTCTGGTGGAGGAAATGTAACTGAAAGTTTTGGAAATGTCGTTTCAATAGCTGGTAAATTTGGAATGAGAAAAGAAGAAGTTCCTGTTCTTGTAAAAATGGCAAAAGAATGGGTTGGAAAATCAGTTGAAGATTTAGGCTTTCACTATGAAAAGATGATGCCAGACTATGATTTAAAAGAAAATTTAATGAGTACACTTATATGCATGTTTGATTCAGGATACACACTTCCTCAAGGTAGAGAGGTTATAAACTATTTTTATCCTTTGAATTATGGATTAGATGGAATTATAGAAATGGCAAAAGAATGTAAAAAAGCAGTTGCAGGAAATGCATCTGGAGATGGTCTTATCGGAATGGACCGTCTATATTTTTATGAAGCTGTTATTCAAGTTATTGAAGGGTTACAAACTTGGATTTTAAACTATGCAAAACATGCAAAGTATTTAGAGAGTATAGAAACAGATTTAGAAGCAAAAAAAGAATATTCAGATTTAGTAGAGATATTAGAACATATTGCGCATAAACAACCTCGTACATTTAGAGAAGCTCTTCAATTGACTTATACAATCCATATAGCATCAGTAAACGAAGATGCGATATCTGGTATGTCTATAGGTCGTTTTGGTCAAATTTTATATCCTTGGTATGAACAAGATATGGAAAAAGGATTAATTACAAAAGAAGAAGTTATTGAATTATTAGAACTTTACAGAATAAAAATCACTTGTATTGACTGTTTTGCCTCAGCAGGTGTAAATGGAGGAGTATTATCAGGAAATACATTTAATACTTTATCTATAGGTGGATTAAGAGAAGATGGTTCTACAGGAGCTAATGAATTAGAAGAATTATTATTAGAGGCAAGTATGAGATGTAGAACTCCTCAACCGAGCTTAACTATGTTATATGATGAAAAACTTCCAGAAGATTTTTTAATGAAAGCTGTTGAATGTACAAAACTTGGTTCTGGTTATCCAGCATGGGTAAACAATTCAAATGGGACAACATTTATGATGAAGCAATTTGCTGCTGAAGGAATGACTGTTGAAGAAGCTAGAGCATTTGCATTAGGTGGATGTCTGGAAACATCTCCAGGATGCTGGAAACAACTGACTTTAAATGGAAAGACATATTCTATTGCAGGTGGAGCAGGACAATCTGCTGGCTCTGGGGTTCATTTTATTGCCAATCCTAAAATATTAGAGCTTGTTCTTATGAATGGTAAAGACAATCGTATGAATATACAAGTATTTGAACCTCATAATAAGCCATTAGATACTTATGAAGAAGTTGTAGAAGTATTTAAAGATTATTATAAACAAGCAATAAATGTTCTTGAGAGAGCAAATAATATCGAGTTAGATATATGGAGAAAGTTTGATACTTCTATAATAAATTCTCTATTAAAACCAGACTGTTTAGATAAAGGTCAACATATAGGAAATATGGGCTATCGTTATAATGCAACATTAAATGTAGAAACTTGTGGAACTGTTACTATGGTTAACTCATTTGCCACACTTAAAAAGCTTGTATATGATGACAAAGCTTTTACAGTTGAAGAAATGAAGGATGCTGTATTAAATAATTTTGGATTTAAGGACGCATTAGAAGTTGGTAATTATTCTATGGCAGACCAAGTAAAAGTAGATAAGACTGGCAAGTATGATGCTATTTATAAGGCATGTCTTGATGCACCTAAATATGGAAACAATGATTTGTATGCAGATACAATCCTTAAAAATTATGAGATATGGCTATCAAAAGTGTGTGAAGAAGCACAATCTTTATATGCTAAAAAAATGTATCCTTGCCAAATTTCTGTATCTACACATGGACCACAAGGAGCTGCCACTTTAGCTACTCCAGATGGTAGATTAAGTGGAACAACATATTCAGATGGTTCAGTTTCTGCATATGCAGGAACAGATAAAAATGGTGTGTATGCATTATTTGAATCTGCGACTATTTGGGACCAAGCAGTAGTTCAAAATTCTCAAATGAATTTAAAACTTCACCCAACAACTATTAGAGGACAACAAGGTACAAAGAAACTGTTAGATTTAACAAGAAGTTATCTGAGAAAAGGTGGATTCCATATTCAATATAATGTTGTGGATTCAGAAACTTTGAAGGATGCACAAAAAAATCCTGACAATTATCGTCAACTAATGGTACGTGTTGCTGGATTTACTCAATATTGGTGTGAGTTAGGTAAACCAATACAAGATGAAGTAATTGCTAGAACAGAGTATGAAGGGGTGTAA
- the tsaD gene encoding tRNA (adenosine(37)-N6)-threonylcarbamoyltransferase complex transferase subunit TsaD — protein MGDIITLAIESSCDETAASVLKNGRDVLSNIISTQIETHKKFGGVVPEVASRKHVENIDIVVQEALDKANIGFNDIDHIAVTYGPGLVGALLVGLSYAKALAYTLDIPLVGVNHIEGHLSANYIEHKDLKPPFITLIVSGGHTHLVEVKDYGKYEILGKTRDDASGEAFDKISRAMNLGYPGGPIIDNLAKKGNKHAIEFPRAYLEENSYDFSFSGLKSSVLNYLNGKRMKNEEIVVEDVAASFQEAVVEVLATKALKATKDKGYDVITLSGGVASNSGLRAKITELAKESGIIVKYPPLILCTDNAAMIGCAGYYNFINNKTHDMSLNAVPNLKINQ, from the coding sequence ATGGGTGATATAATAACATTGGCTATAGAAAGTAGCTGTGATGAAACAGCTGCATCAGTTTTAAAAAATGGTAGAGATGTACTTTCAAACATAATCTCTACTCAAATAGAAACACATAAAAAATTTGGTGGTGTAGTACCAGAAGTGGCTTCAAGAAAACATGTGGAGAATATTGATATAGTTGTTCAAGAAGCTTTAGATAAGGCAAATATAGGATTTAATGATATAGACCATATTGCAGTTACCTATGGTCCAGGACTAGTAGGTGCGTTATTAGTAGGATTGTCTTATGCTAAAGCACTTGCATATACATTGGATATTCCTCTTGTAGGAGTAAATCATATTGAGGGACATCTAAGTGCAAACTATATAGAGCATAAAGATTTAAAACCTCCTTTTATAACATTAATAGTATCTGGAGGTCATACTCACTTAGTCGAAGTCAAAGATTATGGTAAATATGAAATCTTAGGAAAGACTAGAGATGATGCGTCTGGAGAAGCTTTTGATAAGATTTCAAGGGCTATGAATTTAGGTTACCCAGGAGGTCCTATTATTGATAATTTAGCTAAAAAAGGGAATAAGCATGCTATAGAGTTTCCAAGAGCTTACTTAGAAGAGAATAGCTATGACTTTAGTTTTAGTGGTCTAAAATCTTCTGTATTAAATTATTTAAATGGCAAAAGGATGAAAAACGAAGAAATAGTAGTTGAAGATGTCGCTGCATCTTTTCAAGAGGCTGTAGTTGAAGTTTTAGCTACTAAAGCATTAAAGGCTACAAAAGATAAGGGTTATGATGTCATAACTCTTTCTGGTGGAGTTGCCTCTAACTCTGGTCTTAGGGCTAAAATAACAGAGCTTGCAAAGGAGAGTGGAATTATAGTTAAATATCCTCCTTTAATTTTATGCACAGATAATGCTGCTATGATAGGTTGTGCAGGATATTATAATTTCATAAACAATAAAACACATGATATGAGTCTAAATGCAGTTCCAAATCTTAAAATAAACCAGTAA
- the rimI gene encoding ribosomal protein S18-alanine N-acetyltransferase: MKDNTKQIIDDIKIEEMTIKDIDEVFEVEKNCFEDYWSKESFRKELSNEVARYIVAKLDGKVVGYVGIWLIIDEGHINNVAVHSDYRGKKIGDKLIKGMVDLCKDNNIASMTLEVRASNKIAQNLYRKYGFKMGGIRKEYYSDNKEDAIIMWNQLKEV, translated from the coding sequence ATGAAAGATAATACAAAACAAATAATAGATGATATAAAAATAGAAGAAATGACTATTAAAGATATAGATGAAGTTTTTGAAGTAGAAAAAAATTGTTTTGAAGATTATTGGTCAAAAGAATCTTTTAGAAAAGAGTTATCTAATGAGGTCGCAAGGTATATAGTAGCTAAACTAGATGGAAAAGTAGTTGGATATGTTGGAATTTGGCTTATAATTGATGAAGGGCATATAAATAATGTGGCTGTTCATAGTGATTATAGAGGCAAAAAAATAGGTGACAAGTTGATAAAAGGCATGGTTGATTTATGTAAAGATAATAATATTGCATCTATGACATTAGAAGTTAGAGCATCAAATAAAATAGCACAAAATCTATATAGAAAATACGGATTTAAAATGGGTGGAATCAGAAAAGAATACTACAGTGATAATAAAGAAGATGCAATTATAATGTGGAACCAATTAAAAGAGGTGTAG